The Sorangiineae bacterium MSr11367 genome window below encodes:
- a CDS encoding A24 family peptidase, translated as MHTPAPNGILIATLCCGIIAVALWDFRYRKIPNGLLFVIMAAGLAHAALAGGHRGAVASLFGAAAGIVLLVWPCDRGLVSIRDVKLLSAIGMWVGVAGAVRILVMSAIIGGFLACAVLVRLPREHRAEVRRNIATFARTGSFFLSPQELDDARVIPFGFALTAAAMWVLLYEARWAL; from the coding sequence ATGCACACCCCAGCTCCAAACGGGATTCTCATTGCCACCCTCTGTTGCGGAATTATCGCTGTCGCTCTTTGGGACTTTCGATATCGCAAAATTCCTAACGGTCTCCTGTTCGTCATCATGGCTGCAGGGCTCGCGCATGCGGCGCTCGCCGGCGGCCACCGTGGAGCCGTGGCGTCGCTGTTCGGTGCCGCGGCCGGCATCGTTCTGCTGGTTTGGCCCTGCGACCGCGGCCTCGTCAGCATCCGGGACGTCAAGCTTCTCTCGGCCATTGGCATGTGGGTCGGCGTCGCCGGCGCCGTGCGCATCCTCGTCATGAGCGCCATCATCGGCGGCTTCTTGGCATGCGCCGTCCTGGTGCGTCTCCCGCGGGAGCATCGTGCGGAGGTGCGTAGGAACATCGCCACCTTCGCGCGCACCGGTTCCTTTTTCCTTTCACCGCAAGAACTCGACGACGCGCGGGTCATCCCGTTCGGATTCGCACTTACCGCGGCGGCCATGTGGGTACTCCTCTACGAAGCGCGATGGGCCCTGTGA
- a CDS encoding class II glutamine amidotransferase — translation MSLIGLVSKSSVFARASGSKNGWGFAVQEEARDRWAVSGVCAGGGVLAVGRGGGEWTVSSDDIRHSSFPASAVTGHVIIAATNAPDGEIRMMRASPWLFVYEGSIADNDALCAALDVAWFARRGSFRSPSELLFRHIMAYLPAIETPSTRGAAMACITEDLHRVRSLGTLSFLCSNGASLYAYASGRALAFSNDADAMWVGSPGAVSPEPTVEQLPDGVFLALNSRRDDRSLDCTNSAS, via the coding sequence ATGTCCCTCATCGGCCTCGTGAGCAAATCCAGTGTCTTTGCCCGTGCATCCGGCTCGAAAAATGGCTGGGGCTTCGCCGTTCAAGAAGAGGCGAGGGACCGATGGGCGGTCTCCGGTGTATGCGCAGGCGGCGGCGTTCTCGCGGTGGGCCGCGGGGGCGGCGAGTGGACCGTCTCCAGCGACGATATTCGCCATTCGTCCTTTCCGGCGAGTGCGGTGACGGGCCACGTCATCATCGCCGCCACGAATGCCCCCGACGGCGAAATCCGCATGATGCGCGCATCCCCCTGGCTGTTCGTCTACGAAGGATCGATCGCGGACAACGACGCACTTTGCGCAGCGCTCGATGTCGCGTGGTTCGCCCGCCGCGGTAGCTTTCGGAGCCCCAGCGAGCTTCTTTTTCGGCACATCATGGCGTATCTGCCCGCCATCGAGACCCCGAGCACACGGGGCGCGGCGATGGCCTGCATCACCGAGGATCTCCACCGCGTGCGGTCGTTGGGGACGCTGTCATTTCTCTGCTCCAACGGCGCGAGCTTGTACGCCTATGCATCCGGCCGCGCGCTGGCATTCTCGAACGACGCCGATGCGATGTGGGTCGGCTCCCCAGGTGCCGTCTCGCCCGAGCCCACGGTGGAGCAGTTACCCGATGGGGTATTCCTCGCGTTGAACTCCCGCCGCGACGACCGAAGCTTGGATTGCACGAACTCGGCTTCGTGA
- a CDS encoding type II secretion system F family protein: protein MDPVVVLGAGLACVASAAAVIGVRAMVTAPREAVLERAQRMTSAPDPDATVITTRTRSVWAALLAPLGGIARSKEAEETSRMRKVLLHAGFRGAHALETFLGAKVALALALGGGLLMASSMLPKPVPGVRALAVVLLSVGFYAPNTWLRGRVQSRQTALVRSLADTVDLLVTCVEAGLGLDVALSRIAKEVELSAPELSFELRQTTMEIQAGVARANAFRRLAERTGVDELRALSAIVIQTEMFGTPIGRALRTHASSMRTRRSHRAEEKAATASVKMMLPLIVCILPSLFAIILGPAIVRIVTLLGPALKH from the coding sequence ATGGATCCCGTCGTCGTTCTCGGTGCAGGTCTCGCCTGTGTGGCCTCCGCAGCCGCGGTGATCGGTGTGCGCGCGATGGTGACGGCGCCGCGCGAGGCGGTGCTCGAACGCGCGCAGCGCATGACCAGTGCTCCCGATCCGGACGCCACCGTGATCACGACCAGGACGCGGTCCGTATGGGCCGCGCTGCTGGCGCCCCTCGGCGGCATCGCGCGCTCGAAGGAGGCCGAGGAGACCTCGCGGATGCGCAAGGTGCTGCTGCACGCGGGCTTCCGCGGCGCGCACGCGCTGGAGACGTTCCTCGGGGCCAAGGTCGCCCTGGCCTTGGCCCTCGGCGGAGGGCTGCTCATGGCGAGCTCCATGCTGCCCAAGCCGGTGCCCGGGGTGCGCGCCCTGGCCGTGGTGCTGCTGTCCGTTGGCTTTTATGCGCCCAACACGTGGCTCCGTGGTCGCGTGCAGTCGCGGCAGACGGCGTTGGTGCGCTCGCTGGCGGATACGGTCGATCTGCTGGTCACCTGCGTGGAAGCGGGCCTCGGCCTGGATGTCGCCCTTTCGCGCATCGCGAAAGAGGTGGAGCTCTCCGCGCCGGAGCTCTCCTTCGAGTTGCGGCAGACCACCATGGAAATCCAGGCCGGCGTTGCTCGCGCCAACGCATTCCGCAGGCTCGCCGAGCGCACCGGCGTCGACGAGCTGCGTGCGCTTTCGGCCATCGTCATTCAGACGGAAATGTTCGGTACGCCCATCGGCCGTGCGCTGCGCACCCACGCGTCCTCGATGCGCACGCGGCGTTCGCACCGCGCCGAGGAGAAGGCGGCCACCGCCAGCGTGAAGATGATGCTGCCCCTCATCGTGTGCATTCTCCCCTCGCTGTTCGCCATCATCCTCGGACCCGCCATCGTCCGCATCGTCACCTTGCTCGGCCCTGCTCTGAAGCACTGA
- a CDS encoding type II secretion system F family protein produces MTSVLFLVLLLGIVTGAEAVYYFVRYLSERSAEELRRRLQTVGAPNAGPQILRRRRLASSDRLNELLAGFDLAERIERLLDQSDSKTSVAGVLLRMMLLALAGGVLAMAMQRTFAAAVFVPLFGASPLLLALRARAERAKKISEQLPDALEMMARAVKAGHALPVSFKFVAQECPPPIASEFAKAYEQQNLGLSLDAAAHSMTERVPGCLDLKLLAVAIRIQNETGGNLVEVLERIAETMRDRFKFQSKLRALTAEGRISGVILGALPVVVAFLLSITNPGYLSELGQGLGRAILACGFVLWVSGILWIRQLTKVAY; encoded by the coding sequence ATGACCAGCGTGCTGTTCCTCGTCCTGCTCTTGGGCATCGTCACCGGTGCGGAGGCCGTCTATTACTTCGTTCGCTATTTGAGTGAGCGCTCGGCCGAAGAGCTCCGGCGGCGCCTGCAGACCGTGGGCGCGCCGAATGCGGGGCCACAGATTCTCCGCCGCCGGAGGCTCGCCTCGTCGGACCGGCTCAACGAGCTGCTCGCTGGATTCGACCTCGCCGAAAGGATCGAACGCCTGCTCGATCAGAGCGATTCGAAGACGAGCGTGGCCGGGGTGCTCCTGCGGATGATGCTTCTGGCGCTCGCCGGCGGCGTTCTCGCCATGGCGATGCAGCGCACCTTCGCCGCCGCGGTGTTCGTCCCGTTGTTCGGGGCGTCACCGCTCTTGCTGGCCCTCCGTGCGCGGGCCGAGCGGGCGAAAAAGATCTCCGAGCAACTCCCCGACGCCCTGGAAATGATGGCCCGCGCCGTCAAAGCGGGGCATGCGCTTCCGGTCTCGTTCAAGTTCGTGGCGCAGGAATGCCCGCCGCCGATTGCCAGTGAATTCGCCAAAGCCTACGAGCAGCAGAACCTCGGCCTCTCGCTCGACGCCGCGGCGCACAGCATGACGGAGCGCGTACCTGGCTGCCTGGATCTGAAGCTGCTGGCCGTGGCGATTCGCATTCAGAACGAGACCGGCGGAAATCTGGTGGAGGTGCTGGAGCGCATCGCCGAGACCATGCGCGATCGGTTCAAATTCCAATCGAAGCTGCGCGCCCTCACGGCGGAAGGTCGCATTTCCGGCGTCATTCTGGGGGCACTTCCCGTGGTGGTGGCGTTTCTTCTCTCGATCACGAATCCCGGCTACCTCTCCGAGTTGGGGCAAGGGCTCGGTCGCGCCATTTTGGCCTGTGGGTTCGTGCTCTGGGTGAGCGGCATCCTTTGGATCCGCCAATTGACCAAGGTGGCCTACTGA
- a CDS encoding CpaF family protein: protein MSLDARLKPPSGTPARASQPDAAPALAPDIYYGLKAQLHTRVVDRLDLETLSRLTPEQLTQELTGILARMVTDTNLPLNRREREKMVHELIDDILGLGPLEALMRDTAISDILVNTFGTIYVERGGRLELTPLRFRDNEHLQQTINRIVSRVGRRVDETSPMVDARLPDGSRVNAIIPPLAVDGPILSIRRFGGAPLRTDDLVRTGAMTAAMRSFLEACVKSKFNVLVAGGTGTGKTTMLNALSSFIPNYERIVTIEDAAELQLQQSHVVRLETRPPNVEGKGEVLTRDLVRNSLRMRPDRIIVGEIRSVEILDMLQAMNTGHEGSMATLHANSSRDALTRMMAMIGMSGLNVTEQVVSQMIARALDLIVQLQRGGDGKRRIVAISEVTGTEGTTIQMQDIFVFRQRGVDAEGRAVGDFFSTGIRPRCAERLERAGFNLPPEIFTPMDNRQVRR from the coding sequence ATGTCGCTCGACGCACGCCTGAAGCCACCTAGCGGGACACCCGCACGTGCCTCGCAACCCGACGCGGCGCCTGCGCTCGCGCCGGATATCTATTATGGGCTCAAGGCCCAGCTGCACACCCGCGTCGTCGACCGGCTCGATCTGGAAACCCTGAGCCGTCTGACCCCCGAGCAGCTCACCCAGGAGCTCACCGGCATTCTGGCGCGGATGGTCACCGACACGAACCTCCCGCTGAACCGCCGTGAACGCGAAAAGATGGTTCACGAGCTGATCGACGACATTCTCGGTTTGGGCCCGCTCGAAGCCCTGATGCGCGATACCGCGATATCGGACATCCTGGTCAACACGTTCGGTACCATTTACGTGGAGCGCGGCGGGCGGCTCGAGCTGACACCGCTGCGCTTTCGCGACAACGAGCACCTGCAGCAAACGATCAACCGCATCGTCTCCCGCGTGGGCCGGCGGGTGGACGAGACCTCGCCCATGGTGGACGCACGCCTGCCGGATGGGTCGCGCGTCAACGCCATCATTCCTCCGCTGGCCGTGGACGGCCCCATCCTGAGCATTCGCCGCTTCGGTGGCGCTCCGCTGCGCACCGACGATCTCGTGCGCACCGGGGCCATGACCGCGGCCATGCGCTCCTTTCTGGAGGCCTGCGTCAAATCGAAGTTCAATGTCCTCGTCGCCGGCGGAACCGGAACCGGCAAGACGACGATGCTGAACGCTCTGTCGTCGTTCATTCCCAATTACGAGCGCATCGTCACCATCGAGGATGCGGCCGAGCTCCAGCTCCAGCAATCGCACGTGGTGCGCCTGGAAACGCGTCCGCCCAACGTCGAAGGCAAGGGGGAAGTCCTCACCCGCGATCTGGTTCGAAATAGCCTGCGCATGCGGCCCGATCGCATCATCGTGGGCGAAATTCGCTCGGTGGAGATCCTCGACATGCTCCAGGCCATGAACACTGGCCACGAGGGCTCGATGGCCACGCTCCACGCCAACTCCTCGCGCGATGCGCTCACCCGCATGATGGCCATGATTGGCATGTCGGGTCTCAACGTCACCGAGCAAGTCGTCTCGCAAATGATTGCCCGCGCGCTCGATCTCATCGTGCAGCTCCAGCGCGGTGGCGACGGAAAGCGGCGCATCGTGGCCATTTCCGAAGTCACCGGTACCGAGGGCACGACCATTCAGATGCAGGACATCTTCGTCTTTCGTCAGCGCGGCGTCGATGCCGAAGGCCGTGCGGTGGGCGACTTCTTCTCGACGGGGATTCGCCCGCGCTGTGCCGAAAGGCTCGAGCGCGCAGGCTTCAACCTTCCGCCCGAGATCTTCACCCCGATGGATAATCGACAGGTGCGCCGGTGA
- a CDS encoding AAA family ATPase has product MSERPTVVMLGATRERYATVTAALEPIAFLSKEVNALALSKSRIVLVDLSYDLARGLRAVDEVRRVIAQVQIVAVADAKDPDVILRAMRAGACEFVVLADGRELAAVVKTLLQRGSRESRTGTILSVFPVKGGVGATTVAVNLACALSRQDARVLIVDFERQLGAALAFLDLAPRESIGDVAKNLHRLDRDLLLSSLAHHASGPFVLAQPDSLEDGDAVTAAQATEVLQFASRHFDYVICDGLRGFDELSVAVLDASSRVQLMLTQDVIALKNAKRSLAVFQRLGYDKDKVEILINRYQAKAPIDVAAACDNLGLEVRSTVADDYAAAVAALNRGLPIESVAPRSPVVRDLGELARKLTGAPPEKPRSLLQTFFSRHEEKGITHVARRTPEAT; this is encoded by the coding sequence ATGAGCGAGCGTCCGACCGTGGTCATGCTCGGTGCGACGCGCGAGCGGTACGCGACCGTGACCGCCGCGCTCGAGCCCATCGCGTTCCTCAGCAAAGAGGTGAACGCCTTGGCTTTGTCCAAGAGCCGCATCGTCCTCGTCGATCTCTCCTACGATCTCGCCCGCGGCCTTCGCGCCGTGGACGAGGTCCGCCGCGTGATTGCCCAAGTGCAAATCGTCGCCGTGGCGGACGCCAAAGATCCCGACGTGATCTTGCGCGCCATGCGCGCGGGCGCCTGCGAATTCGTGGTCCTCGCCGATGGCCGTGAGCTCGCCGCCGTGGTGAAGACGCTTTTGCAGCGCGGCTCGCGCGAGAGCCGCACGGGGACGATCCTCTCCGTATTTCCGGTGAAGGGCGGGGTCGGTGCGACCACCGTGGCGGTGAACCTGGCGTGCGCACTCAGCCGCCAGGATGCGCGTGTCCTCATCGTCGATTTCGAGCGCCAGCTCGGCGCCGCTCTGGCCTTTCTCGACCTCGCGCCGCGCGAATCGATCGGCGACGTGGCGAAGAACCTGCACCGCCTCGATCGGGATCTGCTGCTCTCGTCGCTGGCGCACCATGCGTCGGGGCCGTTCGTCCTGGCCCAGCCGGATTCGCTCGAGGACGGCGATGCCGTGACGGCGGCGCAGGCCACGGAGGTTTTGCAGTTTGCCTCGCGGCATTTCGATTACGTGATCTGCGATGGCCTGCGCGGATTCGACGAGCTGTCCGTCGCCGTCCTCGATGCTTCGAGCCGCGTCCAGCTGATGCTCACCCAAGACGTCATTGCACTCAAGAATGCCAAACGCAGTTTGGCCGTCTTCCAGCGGCTCGGTTATGACAAGGACAAAGTCGAAATCCTGATCAATCGGTATCAAGCCAAAGCGCCCATCGACGTGGCCGCGGCTTGCGACAACCTCGGCCTCGAGGTGCGAAGCACGGTGGCCGACGACTATGCCGCGGCCGTTGCCGCCTTGAACCGCGGGCTTCCCATCGAATCCGTCGCCCCGCGCTCGCCCGTCGTTCGCGATCTCGGCGAGCTCGCCCGCAAGCTCACGGGGGCCCCGCCGGAAAAGCCGCGCAGCTTGTTGCAGACGTTCTTCTCACGGCACGAGGAAAAGGGAATTACGCATGTCGCTCGACGCACGCCTGAAGCCACCTAG
- the cpaB gene encoding Flp pilus assembly protein CpaB has product MAIYSSEGNLAKAPPRSRGTRGRAIAFMAIALLAGSASAWMVVRYVGRHAASGPSIPMTRVVVAAADIPAAAKLTPELLKVVDWPEGSQPRGTFDQLDPLSNRVTGAAIVAGEPIVEARLAPKGAGPGMASLIPANMRAMTVPVNEVVGVGGFIHPGDLVDVITTMQESMGAWTGTGQPEFRSKIVLQSIRVLAVGQRLASESDKPEQVPVVTLLVSPEEAERLALASTQGKLQLTMRSPSDGDDAETSGVSPRELLGSVKMAPAPTASASSAPVVAHAHRPSRAPRPLAVAAAPAKTEVVEVLRGDRVEQKKVGQ; this is encoded by the coding sequence ATGGCCATTTATTCTTCGGAGGGCAATCTCGCCAAAGCGCCACCTCGCAGCCGCGGCACACGCGGTCGGGCCATCGCCTTCATGGCGATTGCACTCTTGGCTGGATCCGCCTCGGCGTGGATGGTCGTTCGCTATGTCGGACGCCATGCCGCCTCGGGGCCGTCCATTCCCATGACCCGCGTCGTCGTCGCCGCTGCCGATATCCCCGCCGCGGCGAAGTTGACCCCCGAGCTGCTCAAGGTCGTCGATTGGCCCGAAGGATCGCAGCCGCGTGGAACCTTCGATCAGCTCGATCCCCTTTCCAATCGCGTGACCGGCGCGGCCATCGTCGCGGGTGAGCCCATCGTGGAGGCGCGCCTTGCGCCCAAAGGGGCCGGTCCCGGCATGGCGTCGCTCATTCCGGCGAACATGCGCGCGATGACCGTTCCGGTGAACGAGGTCGTGGGCGTCGGAGGGTTCATCCATCCGGGCGATCTCGTCGACGTCATCACCACCATGCAGGAGTCGATGGGGGCGTGGACCGGTACGGGGCAGCCGGAATTTCGCTCCAAGATCGTTTTGCAGAGCATTCGCGTGCTGGCCGTCGGGCAGCGGCTTGCGTCGGAGAGTGACAAGCCCGAACAGGTGCCCGTCGTGACGTTGCTCGTATCCCCGGAGGAGGCGGAGCGTCTCGCGCTGGCGTCGACCCAGGGGAAGCTGCAGCTCACCATGCGTTCGCCCTCCGATGGGGACGATGCCGAGACGTCAGGCGTCTCTCCGCGTGAGCTTCTCGGGTCGGTGAAGATGGCGCCTGCTCCGACGGCGTCCGCGTCCTCGGCCCCCGTCGTGGCCCACGCGCACCGTCCTTCCCGCGCGCCGCGGCCTCTCGCCGTGGCGGCGGCTCCGGCGAAGACCGAAGTGGTGGAAGTGCTGCGCGGAGACCGGGTCGAGCAGAAGAAGGTGGGCCAATGA
- a CDS encoding pilus assembly protein produces the protein MKRIHSEHGAAAIEFALVLLPFALLLLGTIDYGWYFFVDLACTNAVREGARTATTIPGACPNSTATTTGETAAAQALSGLLPSGYAPNIDVTCTTVAGSPRFQSVLILDFPQLTGFSLIPMPGSGGGTARVSTSATMRGSP, from the coding sequence ATGAAACGCATCCACTCGGAGCACGGCGCTGCGGCCATCGAGTTTGCGCTCGTGCTTCTTCCCTTTGCCCTCCTTCTCTTGGGAACCATCGATTACGGCTGGTACTTCTTCGTCGATCTCGCCTGCACCAATGCCGTGCGCGAAGGCGCGCGCACGGCCACCACCATTCCTGGGGCATGCCCCAATTCGACCGCGACCACCACCGGCGAGACCGCGGCGGCGCAAGCCCTCTCCGGCCTTTTGCCCTCGGGCTACGCGCCGAACATCGACGTCACGTGCACCACCGTAGCGGGCAGCCCGCGCTTTCAATCCGTTCTGATCCTCGACTTCCCTCAGCTCACTGGCTTCTCGCTCATTCCCATGCCGGGCAGCGGCGGGGGCACGGCCCGCGTGTCCACCTCCGCCACGATGCGCGGCTCCCCCTGA
- a CDS encoding prepilin peptidase — protein sequence MLLCVGFAAAAISDLRYRTIPNTLVSSIAAAGIVHAAAALGPRGALASLLGAGAGVALLVWPFARGILGGGDVKLLGAVGAWIGAAETVRVLLIGAVLGGVLALGFLFNLTRMQRAGVRRNIASFAVPSVEHLDRARAVPYGVALAGAAAWVLLSGAW from the coding sequence ATGCTGTTGTGTGTCGGCTTCGCCGCCGCGGCGATTTCCGATTTACGCTATCGAACGATTCCAAATACGCTCGTGTCGAGCATTGCCGCCGCGGGGATCGTCCACGCGGCGGCGGCGTTGGGCCCTCGCGGGGCGCTGGCGTCGTTGCTCGGCGCGGGGGCGGGTGTGGCTCTGCTGGTATGGCCGTTCGCTCGAGGCATCCTCGGCGGCGGCGACGTGAAGTTGCTCGGCGCCGTTGGCGCATGGATCGGCGCCGCCGAGACCGTGCGCGTTCTTCTCATCGGCGCCGTTCTGGGCGGCGTGCTCGCGCTGGGCTTTCTGTTCAACCTTACGCGCATGCAGCGCGCGGGTGTGCGCCGCAACATCGCTTCCTTCGCCGTGCCCTCGGTGGAGCATCTCGACCGCGCGCGGGCCGTGCCCTACGGCGTGGCCCTCGCCGGCGCGGCTGCTTGGGTTCTCCTTTCGGGAGCCTGGTAA
- a CDS encoding Flp family type IVb pilin codes for MYNIVNFVNALRQREQGATAIEYGLIASLIAVVIIAGATAVGTGVASTFTNVASHL; via the coding sequence ATGTACAACATCGTGAATTTCGTCAATGCGCTCCGTCAACGCGAACAAGGTGCAACGGCCATCGAGTACGGTTTGATCGCGTCGCTCATCGCGGTGGTCATCATTGCCGGCGCGACCGCCGTCGGCACCGGCGTGGCCTCGACCTTCACCAACGTCGCCAGCCACCTCTAG
- a CDS encoding RNA polymerase subunit sigma-70, with protein MASKQSLPDSGDFVQRIKPFRRELLAHCYRMLGSLDDAEDVVQETYLRAWRAYGGFEERASFRAWLYKIATNGCITATKQRRRRALPSGLGAPGDDPMATPVMAGPEVDWVQPIPDAWVSSDSDDPAAMLSSRQGLRLALIATWQHLPPRQRAILLLRDVLSFSAEETGEMLEMSTGAVKSTLQRARSRINELTPAADEVREPAHPEARALLERYMAAFENADAAAIEQLLCADATLEMAPARTWFSGKKTCAPFIVHQALGAPGEWRMVPTAANGQPAVMAYRRGEDGAHHPFGIAVLTFRPSGISRIVVFGNPALVAKFEAAQDGSARVFQNINS; from the coding sequence ATGGCCAGCAAGCAATCTCTACCGGATAGCGGCGACTTCGTTCAACGCATCAAGCCATTCCGCCGCGAGCTCCTCGCCCATTGTTACCGCATGCTCGGCTCGCTGGACGACGCCGAGGACGTCGTCCAGGAGACGTACCTGCGCGCCTGGCGGGCCTACGGCGGATTCGAGGAACGCGCCTCTTTTCGCGCATGGCTTTACAAAATTGCAACCAACGGGTGCATCACCGCCACGAAGCAGCGGCGGCGCCGCGCACTGCCATCCGGCTTGGGGGCTCCGGGCGACGATCCCATGGCAACTCCCGTGATGGCCGGCCCCGAGGTCGATTGGGTGCAGCCCATTCCCGATGCATGGGTGAGCTCGGATTCCGACGACCCCGCGGCCATGCTCTCCTCCCGCCAGGGATTGCGCCTCGCCTTAATAGCAACTTGGCAACACCTGCCTCCACGGCAGCGCGCCATTCTGCTGCTGCGCGACGTTCTCTCCTTTTCCGCCGAAGAAACCGGCGAAATGCTCGAAATGTCGACGGGGGCGGTCAAAAGCACGCTTCAGCGCGCCCGCAGCCGCATCAACGAGCTCACCCCGGCCGCGGACGAGGTTCGTGAACCGGCCCATCCCGAGGCCCGCGCGCTGCTGGAGCGCTACATGGCCGCATTCGAAAACGCCGATGCTGCGGCCATCGAGCAGCTCTTGTGCGCCGACGCAACATTGGAAATGGCCCCCGCCCGAACGTGGTTTTCCGGCAAAAAGACCTGCGCGCCCTTCATCGTGCACCAGGCCCTGGGCGCCCCAGGCGAATGGCGCATGGTCCCCACCGCCGCCAATGGCCAGCCCGCGGTCATGGCCTATCGGCGCGGCGAGGACGGTGCGCATCACCCGTTTGGCATTGCCGTTCTCACGTTTCGCCCGTCCGGCATCTCCCGAATCGTTGTATTCGGCAACCCCGCGTTGGTCGCCAAATTCGAGGCGGCTCAGGACGGTTCAGCCAGGGTATTCCAAAACATCAACTCGTAA
- a CDS encoding hemerythrin domain-containing protein, with protein MNSREPQDDQPSLVGRLLDCHTRIREMLSLASSLAGTPPETEDDTRASAERIARYFTRALPMHTRDEEESILPRLTDPDARAALDRMRGEHHDHERLLQALIEPCETLASSPERWSELRDAIRDAASALEPHMIEHLAEEERDLFPHLERLEEATRQSILDEMDARRAARGGGGGRGGGGGRGRHRAP; from the coding sequence ATGAACTCGCGTGAACCCCAAGACGACCAGCCCTCGCTGGTCGGGCGCCTGCTCGACTGCCACACGCGAATCCGCGAGATGCTGTCGCTGGCCTCGAGCCTCGCCGGGACACCGCCCGAAACGGAAGACGACACCCGCGCGTCGGCGGAACGCATTGCGCGTTACTTCACCCGGGCCCTCCCGATGCACACTCGGGACGAGGAAGAGTCCATCCTCCCGCGTCTCACCGATCCCGATGCTCGGGCGGCGCTTGATCGCATGCGCGGCGAGCACCACGACCACGAGCGGCTCTTGCAGGCGCTGATTGAGCCTTGCGAGACCCTCGCCTCGTCCCCCGAGCGCTGGAGCGAGCTCCGTGACGCCATTCGGGACGCGGCGAGCGCGCTCGAGCCCCACATGATTGAGCACCTCGCCGAGGAAGAGCGCGACCTCTTTCCACACCTCGAGAGGCTCGAAGAGGCCACGCGCCAGAGCATCCTCGACGAAATGGATGCCCGGCGCGCCGCCCGCGGGGGTGGCGGCGGGCGCGGCGGAGGCGGCGGACGCGGTCGCCATCGCGCGCCGTGA
- a CDS encoding glutathione S-transferase N-terminal domain-containing protein, which produces MRITWSSTSPFVRKVIVFALETGLDARIERVPIKTTPTTPSPELSRYNPLTKLPALQTDEGTWLFDSPVICEYLDTLNAAAPLIPREGAERFDVLRLQALSDGLVEAGLLCRYESLRPSAHAWHVWTESQLGKVNRALDALEIEARDGRHFSLERLHLGQIAVACALGWLDFRQVAGDFRLARPNLAKWYGQFSERSSMASTVPHEE; this is translated from the coding sequence ATGCGCATTACCTGGTCGAGCACGTCCCCTTTCGTCCGCAAGGTCATCGTCTTCGCCCTGGAAACGGGGCTCGACGCACGCATCGAGCGCGTCCCCATCAAGACGACCCCCACGACGCCCAGCCCCGAGCTCTCGCGGTACAACCCGCTGACGAAGCTGCCAGCCTTGCAAACCGACGAGGGCACATGGCTCTTCGATTCGCCGGTGATTTGCGAATACCTGGACACGCTGAACGCAGCGGCACCGCTGATTCCGCGCGAGGGTGCCGAGCGCTTCGATGTTCTTCGCCTGCAGGCGCTGAGCGATGGGCTCGTGGAGGCGGGTCTCTTGTGCCGCTACGAGTCACTGCGCCCGTCCGCGCATGCATGGCACGTCTGGACGGAGTCGCAACTGGGCAAAGTGAACCGCGCCCTGGACGCCCTGGAGATCGAAGCCCGCGATGGGCGTCATTTCTCCCTGGAGCGCCTCCACCTCGGGCAAATCGCGGTGGCGTGTGCATTGGGGTGGCTCGATTTCCGCCAAGTCGCCGGTGATTTTCGCCTGGCGCGTCCCAATTTGGCGAAGTGGTATGGGCAGTTTTCCGAGCGTTCGTCGATGGCCAGCACGGTGCCCCACGAGGAGTGA